The [Flavobacterium] thermophilum genome has a segment encoding these proteins:
- a CDS encoding Transposase DDE domain translates to MTDPDARLYKKGKGQEAYPRYLVHDVIDVQSRVILSRRASLATGTAERETSLEQLASIQFRHPWITIRTLSADKAYGTTEYLEALFVQGITPLVPLRRKEMEEIPTWKRRAKDPAQEARRQAKVRDVQIRNQARLIQQQGGYRSIQALRTRCEHVFAEGKECHGLDRARSRGLYAMEEQALLTAVVQNLKRLCRFRKKRGGTGSLACAKPELGAGSPTRLPILWRQTAGRMASKIRHVGSLCPINSPAF, encoded by the coding sequence GTGACGGATCCGGATGCCCGGTTGTACAAGAAAGGCAAAGGGCAGGAAGCGTATCCTCGGTATCTGGTGCACGACGTCATCGATGTCCAGTCGCGCGTGATTTTATCCAGACGGGCCAGCCTCGCCACTGGAACGGCGGAACGGGAGACGAGTTTGGAGCAGCTGGCTTCGATTCAGTTTCGCCACCCGTGGATTACGATTCGGACCTTGTCTGCGGACAAAGCGTATGGCACCACCGAGTATCTGGAAGCGCTCTTCGTTCAAGGCATCACACCGCTCGTGCCGTTGCGCCGCAAGGAGATGGAGGAGATTCCAACCTGGAAGCGCCGGGCGAAGGATCCCGCTCAGGAAGCAAGGCGCCAGGCGAAAGTCCGAGACGTTCAGATTCGCAATCAAGCGAGGCTCATTCAGCAACAGGGCGGCTATCGATCCATTCAAGCCCTTCGCACGCGTTGTGAGCATGTGTTCGCCGAAGGGAAGGAATGTCACGGGCTGGACCGGGCCCGAAGCCGGGGCCTTTACGCCATGGAAGAACAGGCGCTGTTAACCGCCGTCGTGCAAAATCTGAAGCGATTGTGCCGGTTTCGAAAAAAACGAGGGGGGACCGGCTCTTTGGCGTGCGCAAAACCGGAATTGGGAGCAGGAAGTCCTACTCGTCTTCCCATCCTTTGGCGCCAAACGGCGGGGAGAATGGCCTCCAAAATTCGACATGTGGGAAGTCTATGCCCCATTAATTCACCGGCCTTCTAG